A segment of the Microvirgula aerodenitrificans DSM 15089 genome:
ACAGCGTCAGCACGGCACCGGCAATGGCGCCGGCGCTGACGAGTGCGAATTTTTGCCGCCGGTTTTGCATGTAATTCTCCTGATGACTATGCGGGTGCGGGCGATCAGCGTGCCCAGCTTGTCGGGTTGAGTGGCTGGCCCTGGTGGCGGATCTCGAAATAAATGCCGCTATCGCCCAAATTGCCTGTACTGCCGGTAGTGGCAACAGTATCACCTGCGCGTATCTGTGTGCCGACTGCTTTGGTCAAACTGTCGCCGCCACCGTAGATGCTCATGTAACTGCCGCCATGGTCAATGATTAGCATGTTGCCGAAACCGCGCAAGCTGTCTGCATAGACAACGCGGCCATCGGCAACGGCATGGACGGCCTGGCCAGGGGCGGCCTTGATGAACAGGCCGCGCCAGGTGGTGCCCTCACTGCGGCGCTCGCCGAAATGACCGGCAATGCTGCCGGCGACCGGCAGCCGCATGCGGCCTTTCAGCGATACGAAGCTGCGGCCGGCGGCCGAGCTGTCGGCGGCTTCGTCGACGCGCTCCTCGGGAATCTGCCGCACGGCCACCGGTGCCGGCGCCGGTTTGCCGGCCTTGCGGGCTTCCTGCGCCCGGCGCTGGTCTTCACGCTGAGCCTCGCGTTTGGCTTCGAGCTGCGCCTTGCGGCGCGCCTCGGCGCGCTGACGCGCGGCTTCGCGCTTGCGCTCGGCGATCTGCTGCTGGATCTGGGCAATCAGGCTGGTCAGGCGTTTCTGGTCTTCCTGCAGCTTGGTCATCTGCGTCTGCTTGCTGGCAATTTCGCGCGACAGCTGCGAC
Coding sequences within it:
- a CDS encoding murein hydrolase activator EnvC family protein, with the protein product MTHRLSLLALLLSGAAIAAPAGNAPLTTAPVQQDLKEIRSQISTLKKDIKEKESDRAEASDALKQSASAIAAANQLLQDLNLKQSSSEREIQRVENQIAETQKQIDGTRTRVGHILKAQYEHRQSADALAVLLKQQDPNQAARDLQYYGYLSRAQQKQFTQLKQQVGELEQLSAQLQQEKNKLSSLSSERQRKKQDLLKQQDAHATLVSQLSREIASKQTQMTKLQEDQKRLTSLIAQIQQQIAERKREAARQRAEARRKAQLEAKREAQREDQRRAQEARKAGKPAPAPVAVRQIPEERVDEAADSSAAGRSFVSLKGRMRLPVAGSIAGHFGERRSEGTTWRGLFIKAAPGQAVHAVADGRVVYADSLRGFGNMLIIDHGGSYMSIYGGGDSLTKAVGTQIRAGDTVATTGSTGNLGDSGIYFEIRHQGQPLNPTSWAR